Part of the Periophthalmus magnuspinnatus isolate fPerMag1 chromosome 18, fPerMag1.2.pri, whole genome shotgun sequence genome is shown below.
CTCCATGAAGGCAAGTTATATATCTTCTTAAATTATTACTGTGTGAAAAAAAGTTGTGATCCAATAACATTTATGAGGAGTTTTATGGAGCATGTGGTGTATTTGGTCTGACAGACTTTACGCCTCAGTCTGTGCAGCCTCAGTGTCTCCATGTGGACCTCTGTCATCCACTACTCGGATAAGTACAATGAAAGTACTCGCTTATTTCAGTACCTTTGTGACTTTAATATTCTCTCATTGAGCGACTTAAACACTGAGTGCGTCGTGTCAGTTTGGACGTGTTTAAACTGCAGTAGTCGTTCGACGCTTCACCTCACTTCCTCTTTCACTTTGTCTTTTGCACTTTCACATGTCATAATGCCAAGCCCCTACTGGTCATATATGGAAGTACAAGGCGTTTCTTacttaaaatattttcattttggtgTAAGTGTAATGTCATTTAAGGCGACATTTGTCCACGTCATGAATCTGTAGAGTTCACTCAGCATCTTCTGAAAGTGAAAGTTAAGAAAATATTTATCAACGAGACCCAGGGCCATTAAAAAAACCCACATAAGTccatttagtgtttagttccactttaatatgTAGTTTCTTTTTCCACAGGGACGATAAAAAAGACGCACTCAAGTTCTACACTGACCCGTCTTATTTCTTTAACCTGTGGAAGGAAAAGATGCTCCAGGCGACGGAGGACAAACGCAAAGAGAAGAGACGACAGAAGGTAacgagggagggggagagagagagagagagagggtgagtgaGGGTGGACAAATGCAAAGAGAAGAGACGACAGAAGGTAacgagggagggggagagagagagagagagagagggtgagtgaGGGTGGACAAATGCAAAGAGAAGAGACGACGGAAGGTAacgagggagggggagagagagagaggagaaggtgagTGAGGGTGGACAAATGCAAAGAGAAGAGACAACAGAAGGTAacgagggagggggagagagagagagaggagaggagagagtgagtgagggtGGACAAACGCAAAAAGAAGAGACGACAGAAGGtaatgggggagagagagagaggagagggtgagtgagggaggacaaacacaaaaagaaGAGATGACAGAAGGTAacaagggagggggagagagggaaagagggaggagagagaggagagggggagtgagggaggacaAACGCAAAGAGAAgacacaatagaatgtaatgaggggtggggagagaaagagagagaaagagaggaaacaGTGAGTGAGGAAGGACAAATGCAAAGAGAAGAGACGATAGAAGGTAacgagggaggggagagagaggagagagagggaggagaaggtaAGTCAGGGAGGAGAAACGCAAAGAAAAGAGACAACAGAAGGTAACGAGGAAGGGGGagggaaagcgagagagagcgaAGGAGAGGTTGACTGAGGGAGGACAAACACCAAGTATTTGTCAGGAGGTaatgagggagggggagagaaaaagaaggggGGGAGGGTGAGTGACAAATGCAAAGAGAAGACGACAGAAGGTAACGAGaatggggagaggagaggaaggaaggaaggaaggaaggaaggaaaggggAAGGGAAGATGCTGCAGGACACGGGGGACAAACGTAAAGAAAAGAGATAACAGAaggggagatgaggagagaggagggagagaaagagggaggagaaggagagagaaacggGGAGAAGGTGAGAGTGGAAGGAAAGAAGAGACACGAGAAtgtatggagagagggagggtaaaagaaaagaggaagagatacAGAGAGGGGGTGTCAGAAagtaaagaggagggagagaaagagagaagagtgcAAGGGAAAAGGgttagagagaaagggaggagacagagagatggagagattgctgcggttttcatttttataaacGTTAAGTGTGTGCAGATGTCTGAGAAAACTGTGGCTCTTAAACTAATCTTCCAtctccagttttgttttatttttcagatcagttttgtctcatttttgccATTATTtaatttgcttgtttgttttatttgcagtgTTCTGAAAAGGATTTTACATCACAGCAGCTGACAGTTCATTTGGGGTTTTTCTATGAAGTTTAAGTAACAAATTGGCAAACTTAAGCTGTGCACATTTCACAATCTAAACTTTGaaattcttgtgtgtttttatatttggacATTAGTGTCTGGCATTGACACATAACGTCAGATCCTCGTCGTCAGATCTGGCTCTAGACCCATTTGAGTCGCTGCTGGGATCCATTGGCCGATTTCTGTTCAAACTAATGCGATTGTTCATATATTTCTGTTGCTTCCCCCGTTACAGTCAAATCCAGTtacaaaactatatttaaaaagcTTGTACTGGGAACCATTGCCCCTGTGGCGTCGCCCGTCTGctccctggtcctggtcctggtcccggTCAAACTGTCAAAGTCCCTGATCCTGGTCCCTGATCCTGATACCCGTCCCTGGTCctagtccctggtccctggtcctaGTCCCTGATCTTGTTTTTCCCAGGTCCCTGATCCTGATACTGTTCCTGGCCCCTGGTCCGAGTCCCTGGTCCTGTTTTTTTGTGGGTCCCTGATACCGGTCCAGGTCCCTGGTCCTAGTCACTGGTCCCTGGGCTTGGTTAGTCCCAGGTCCCTGATCGTAATAGTGGTCCTGGTTCCTGGTCCTGgttcctggtcctggtctctggtccctgttCTCTGGGCCTGGTTAGTTCAGGGTCCCTGATCCTGTTGCCTGTTCCTGGTCCTAGTCCCTGGTCCTGCTTAGTCCCGGGTCCCTGATCCTGATACTGGTTCTGGTTCCTGGTCATGGTCCTAGTCCCTGGTCACTGGTCCCTGGTCACTGATCCCTGGTCCTACTCCCTGGTCCTAGTCTCTGGTCctagtccctggtccctggtcctaCTCCCTGGTCCTGGCTAGTCTTTGATCCTGATACCAGTCCTAGTCCCTGGTTCTAGTCCCTGGTCCTAGTCTCTGGTCTTAGTCCCTGGTcctagtccctggtctctggtcctggttAGTCCCGGGTCCCTGATCCTGATACCAGTCCTAGTCCCTGGTCCTAGTCCCTGGTCCTAGTCCCTGGTCCTAGTCCCTGGTCCTAGTCTCTGGTCctagtccctggtccctggttcTAGTCCCTGGTCCTAGTCCCTGGTCCTAGTCCCTGGTcctagtccctggtctctggtcctggttAGTCCCGGGTCCCTGATCCTGATACCGGTTCCGGTCCTAGTTCTTGATCCTGGTCTAACTGTGCAGCTTGTGTCTCCTCAGGGCTGCCCCGCCCACCCCGGCAGAGCCCAGTCCAGACAGGCCCCACCCCGGAGCCCCTTCTCTGTAAGAGCGCCCCCTCTCTGCTGTGGCCTGCACCTCTCCCTGTAGtttagcccctcccccttttcctcctctcctccctcctgtctgCTGCACTTTCCTCCCGGAATAACGATACGGATTTATGAGTTAAAAGGACTTAAACAATATTAATGTTTGTGTTCAAAGCTCAAAAGCGAAAAGTTTTTATTCACGTTGtacaatttgatgatgtcatagtttgaGACGGGGGGCGGGGCCTATATAATTCTATGGGAGAATCACTGTTTTgtcttgtcatattaatctcagggtttaaagttcttttagCTGACAATGATCggatctttggggttgaatattggcaccactttctgaagctgttgtgggaaaaataataaaatttttgtttatttattgcgacagagaagatgttggactttgtgccagtttttgtttcaagtgTAGAAGATATAGAAGAATATAGAAGGTGAATCCAAGATGGCGTCGTATTGTTTTTAAAGCCCTAAGCTCattggaaagagggagagaaggagagagggtgagcgAGGGAGGACAAACGCAAAGGGAAGAGACGACAGATGATAACGAGgtagggggagagaaagaggaagagagagagagggaggagagggtgagcGAGGGAGGACAAACGcaaagagaagagacaagagaaggtcacgagggagggggagagatggagggaggagagggtgagtGAGGGAGGACAAACGTAAAGAGGAGATGACAAAAAGTaacgagggagggagagagagggagggaggagagagtgagtgagggagGACAAATGCAAAGAGAAGAGACGACAGAAAGTaatgagggagaaggagagagagagaggagaggttcaGTGAGGGAGGAGAAACGCAAAGAGAAGAGATGACAGAAAGTaatgagggagaaggagagagagaggagaggttcaGTGAGGGAGGAGAAACGCAAAGAGAATTGACAACAGAAGGTaacgagggagggagagagagatggagggaggagagggtgagcGAGGGAGGACAAACGCAAAGGGAAGAGACGACAGAAGGTTAacgaaggaggggagagagagagagagagagggaggagaggcccAAAAATTCCGCGTTACTTCCTCAATATGagttagctcctcccaccactaaatcttacaaagctaacttttaggcACATTGAggatttaaaattttcaaatgtTCTTGTTGTGAAAATAGAGAAGAATCCCTGCACAATCCGACCTTTGTGAAACCTGTGGATACCCTAAAACCCTaaaaccctaaaaaaaaaaaatctcctgggagctgcagtacctggagcggCCACTAGTTGATCTCACCCTTGCACAAATCTGGAGTGTCTTATCCAGTTTTTATTACAGATCCATGGTGTATAGGCTCACAAATGACAGAAATgttaaccaaaaataaaatccaaaacaattcaaataaataGATTAATGTTCTGAGTCCTTTTAACTACTTTAAATCCCGTCCCTGATCTCACCGCTCTGCACTCAGCCCTGTGttcttcatgtttgtttgtttgtttgtttgtttgttttgttgcacCTCACCCCAGTCTCTGTCACACCCAAAGTCTCCATCTAACCCCGAGTCTGGACCCCGAGTCCGGACCCCGatgatgtaggcctgtcacgataatcactatatcaacttatcgttcaacacataaaagctggaactatatttttcgggcttagtatttatcatgttcacaattttttggggggtattttgtcttgtttttctgCAATGCGACacgatttgagctgcagaggcgtGAAAAATAACTTCTATCACATATTAAGTGTTATTTCTCTGTTTATCTATTGCACCTCATGTACGTTTAGAATAATTTTTGGTGGATAATAAGTTTATTGTCTTATTGtcttatatttacttcagactttgttatcgtgacaggtctagagTGATGGAGCAGCCCAGTCTGAAAGTGATATTATCTTTGTATCATGGCTGCTATTAACGATTATTTAGCTAATCAATTAATctagccattattattattttattttattattattattattattattattattattattattattattattatttatttatttatttatttatttatttatttttattattattttatttattttatataaatttgtTATTTAGAACATAATACACCTCTGAATatgatatttttattacatttgaccCGGTGAAACTAAAGTGCCACCACCTGATGCCATCCTGGTGAAGTGTATTTACAGACAAACATGGAGTATGTTCAGTAACGGGAACAATACTTcatatatttagttacagaatactgaatacctgagTCAAAACGTATTTTGTAGCATATTCTGTCACATAGGCCATTCAGAGTAcaatattctgaatactttaaCACTGAGTTGTATTATATTTGAAtgaaactgatttatttttgtcgctgtgttttctcttttttctcaccGTGAACCTGCAATTCAAAGTCAAAATTGCAAAATTATAGAAACTATTCTGAATGAACACATGAAAGAGGAACTGTGCCTGAATACAGTTATCTAAAATAAATATCCTGTAActtgtattcagttacttcccaacacagTATTGTATATTTTCATCAAATCATTAAAAGTACaaactcctgctcctcctgtttccTTAAACCTCTTCCCTAAGTCTGTAAACCCAGGAGCGATTAttagatttttcatttttatttgactttctaaatacaaagaaacatatttaaacactGCTCCGTTGGCGTTGGTGACAGAcacactcaaaatctgattattaacaGATTTCTGGAGATCTAAGTTGTTTAAAGTATCAGTAAACAGTAAAATGATGTAATTTCTTTGTGATCCTGTCCCTCTGACACTTAAAGATCCTGAAGTCAGATCATAATGAGACACGTTCCAGTTGAATTTATGGACACATTTCAGATATTTTGAATCTGTGTcgtataataattaaaataataatagttttactGAAGTGAAAAGTGATTTTTCAGACTGGGCTGCCgcttcttctgtgtttagacTTCTGTGTGATGATGGTAGTGAATAAGTGTAATAGAccagcgccctctggtggtgctGAGGCGCAGGTGATCTCATTCAGTCAAACCACTTTTCTGTCACTAAACTCtcctctttgtttttatttttggttttattttatttacttatttttaggAGCAGCAGAAGCAAGTTGAAGAGCCGGGACGAGAGGTCAAGAAGGTCAgtgctttattattttattatttatttatttatgtatttatttatttattttattctgctgtggattaaaaacatgaatcttAAATTTTAATGAACTCTAACTTGTATACGCTGTTCTTTTATTCAGTGTTAATGTTTTTTACGACAATTTTTAGATGACATTTGTTCAAACTTAACATTTCACTATaatttaaaaagggggtattacacaatttttttagttttctgccatattataatgttttcctcatcaaaaacatgtctgaagaggttttagatgtcatccatgcacgttttTCACAGTATTCTGGTGATCTATCTCAATCTTCAAACCCTttatgtttagctgtaagatcccgtacgaggctccgcccacaagcctacatcacccacgctcccgtACGACAACCCTCCatacaaaagcaggacacaAAACTGTACGCTACAACTTcgcaaacctgatgcgatgtgcagtagtttcattagcggggtgcagctgattgtgttgagatagcgctctgaagggggagcgacttagcgTAGAGAGCAAAGGGCGAGGAGACTCATGACAATAAATATGTCATGAGTTACAGTAAATATCCCATTGAAGTACAATACcgcctctttaaatatttaattataatGCAGCggtgaagaaagaagaaaagcaaGTAGCGGAcccccaccggaaaagttacactgtgcacttTTAACTGACATGTTTCTTTATCTGTAGTTGATATTACTTATAAACTTCTAAATTTGTGTTTCCAGGTCCGTAAGGCTCGTAACCGCCGCCAGGAGTGGAACGTTCTGGCCTACGACAAAGAGTTCAGACCAGACGCTCGCCTCACCCCCTCCCCCTACCACGGGATGTCCTCAGAGGGGTCCCTGAGTCCAGACAACAGGTACAAAATCCACTCCTCCTTCCCCCGACTCACCCCCACACCCCTAACTCACCCCGTCCCCCTACCACGACGTGTCCAGTGATGAGTCTCGCGAGTCCAGACGGTAGATACGCACATCCGCCTGTAGGGGGCGTTCAGGTTTGTCCTGATTCTCTAAATGTGAATCCTGACCTTGATGTTGATAGAAGGTGAATGCTGCCCTCTTCTGGACATACTTTTGTTTGCGTTTTATTTGGTTTCAATCAATAGAATATGCTGTGACAAAATTTACTTGACAAAACTGACAATTCTGAGAGAAGCAGGTTATCAAAGACATACTTTTAAAACACCATGTTCACAGTTTAGTAGCGAAAAAgtttatttagtgtttagttccactttaaaccacatctattctgcaaaaacgACTTTTTAGCcgttttttaatcatgttatagttgtttctcttcACGATTTACTCACcgaaagttgtatttggagtgatttgtgcatgtttgagcaatctttaattaattttaactgttattttcttaatcggtgatacgcgcaagactcattttggtacaaattaaatgaaaaaaaatcaatttcttTGTAGTGTAATGTGCAgatgtttacagtgacgtcagttCCCATTGGGCCCCACAGTTTTCGAACTCGGAATTtagcaaacttgtttcttttattaaattgttttagatgaatattatgatttaaaatgtcccagTTTTtccataattataataaaagagCATAACTAAACAGCagataggtcttctttaataaaatatgtgtcctgactccttctccctctcctctcttcagccCGAGCCACTCTTCCTCTCAGGCCGCTCACCCGCAGGACCACAGCCGTGACCACCTGGGGGCGCCGCAGACCCAGAGCCTGGACCGGGTGCTGCGGCCGACCCAGCCCGCGCCCGGGTCAGCCGCGGCGTCCGGGCGTCACGCGGCGTCGCTCGGGAGGACGCCCTCTGCGCACGGCACGCAGCCCGATCACATGGTCAACGGGCCCCGCCAGCAGTCTGTCAAAGAGTACAGGGCCCATGGGTGAGAGGGTTAAAGTGTTCACGTGGAGTTATTTAGTCTGAATTTTGATGTTTAAATTTGCAATGTATCTATAGTTCAATTTTAAACCTAAAGAAGAAATCTGAActctaaactaatccaagaatcccaggcatttcagaacatgtttgtagaggtttaagctacagagttagcagcttttacacataataaaccccatggagacagagggagggcatctgacacatgagggagggcatctgacacatacagAGAAATTTTAGAGCATGTTTATAGAGGtttaagctacagggttagcagcttttacataGAATAACACGCCatagacacacagggagggcatctgacacacagggatattacagaacatgtttatagaggtTTAAGCTACAGGgtcagcagcttttacacagaataagacctcatggagacagagggagggcatctgacacacagggagggcatctgactcacggGGACattacagaacatgtttgtaaaggtttaagctacagggtcagcagcttttacacagaataagactccatagagacacagggagggcatctgaataTCTGAAcacttgtctgtttttaatccGTTCCGTTCTCTCTCTCGCAGTGGTCAGCCGTCCACCATCCCCGAGTACTACATCCCCccggctcctccccctcctcccccctccatGCCCTCCGCTCAGGCGCCGTACGACTCCTCCGCTGCGCCGCCCGCCGCCGCCTCTGTCCCGCCAACTTCCTCCGCCCTGTCCCGCCCctactccccctcccctcccccgcCGCCCGTCAACTACGTGCCCTCCCCCGCCCACCCCCCCTCAGGCGCTCCCCccgctgccccgccccctcctccgccGGGCGGCCCCGCGGTGCACCCGTCCCCTCCCCTCGCCCAGCCTGACGCCGCCCCCCAGAGGAAGTCCACCATGTTGGGCATGATCCCGATGAGCGACGCACGTTCCGACCTGCTCGCCGCCATACGCAGAGGTGCACAGATCTGTCTCTTTTACTCccaccctctccccctctctttttccttctccCTCACTATCTTAatccttttctctttcctctcctcctctctctccttctccctgaCTATCTCAGCTCattctctttcctctgctcctctctctttccttctctctttccttccccctCACTATCTCACCtcattctctttcctctcctcctctcctcctctctctttccttccccctCACATCTCACCtcattctctttcctctccccctctctctccttctccctgaCTATCTCAGCTCattctctttcctctgctcctctctctttccttccccctCACTATCTCAGCTCattctctttcctctgctcctctctctttccttctctctttccttcccacTCACATCTCACCttattctctttcct
Proteins encoded:
- the zgc:109889 gene encoding actin-binding protein WASF3 — its product is MPLVKRSIEPRHLCRGALPDGVTSELECVTNSTLAAIIKQLGSLSRHAEDIFGELFNEANSFYLRMSSLQERVDQLAVKVTQLDSTVEEVSLQDINMRKAFKSSTIQDQQVVSRTSVPNPVVEMYHRCDKPPPLNILTPYRDDKKDALKFYTDPSYFFNLWKEKMLQATEDKRKEKRRQKGCPAHPGRAQSRQAPPRSPFSEQQKQVEEPGREVKKVRKARNRRQEWNVLAYDKEFRPDARLTPSPYHGMSSEGSLSPDNRYKIHSSFPRLTPTPLTHPVPLPRRAAHPQDHSRDHLGAPQTQSLDRVLRPTQPAPGSAAASGRHAASLGRTPSAHGTQPDHMVNGPRQQSVKEYRAHGGQPSTIPEYYIPPAPPPPPPSMPSAQAPYDSSAAPPAAASVPPTSSALSRPYSPSPPPPPVNYVPSPAHPPSGAPPAAPPPPPPGGPAVHPSPPLAQPDAAPQRKSTMLGMIPMSDARSDLLAAIRRGIQLRKVQEQREQEAKREPVGNDVATILSRRIAVEYSESDEDSEMDDNEWSD